A single Marinobacter sp. es.042 DNA region contains:
- a CDS encoding glycerophosphodiester phosphodiesterase: MIVYGHRGAKGEAPENTLPGFMHAYRHGIRHFELDLVLSKDGKPVLVHDLSVDRTTSQKGSISQYTAAELAAMDARRNTSSWPTSTGIPTLEDLLDQFDDIEHLQLEVKKDTRQRLNILCNRLTEVIQRRNLYQTAAITSSDIWFLKQIRRRNRNIRLGLVAERKFPRPLSMASRLGCEYLCINWKLCSKALVEQGHRRGMHVSTWTVNRIHDMLQLEEMGVDSIITDYPTSTRIFFDNRARSALSLPQSRESTSLNSEAVSTG, encoded by the coding sequence ATGATTGTCTACGGACACAGAGGCGCCAAGGGAGAAGCTCCCGAAAACACCCTTCCGGGATTTATGCATGCCTACCGGCACGGTATCCGGCATTTCGAACTGGATCTCGTATTGTCAAAGGACGGCAAGCCGGTACTGGTGCACGACCTTTCGGTAGACCGTACCACCAGCCAGAAAGGCAGCATCAGCCAGTACACCGCTGCCGAACTGGCGGCCATGGACGCCCGGCGCAACACCAGCTCCTGGCCCACTTCCACCGGTATTCCGACACTCGAAGACCTGCTGGATCAGTTCGACGACATCGAGCATTTGCAGCTGGAAGTCAAAAAAGACACTCGCCAGCGGCTTAATATCCTGTGTAACCGGCTGACCGAGGTCATTCAGCGCCGGAACCTTTATCAGACTGCTGCCATCACCTCTTCAGACATCTGGTTTCTGAAACAGATACGGCGGCGCAACAGGAACATCCGTCTTGGCCTGGTAGCCGAACGAAAATTTCCACGCCCCCTCAGTATGGCAAGCCGTTTGGGCTGCGAGTATCTCTGCATAAACTGGAAGTTGTGTTCGAAAGCTCTGGTGGAGCAGGGACATCGACGTGGCATGCACGTGTCCACTTGGACTGTGAACCGCATCCACGACATGCTGCAACTGGAAGAGATGGGCGTGGACAGCATCATTACTGACTACCCCACAAGTACCCGTATCTTTTTCGACAACAGGGCGAGGTCTGCCCTGTCCTTGCCCCAGAGCCGGGAATCAACCTCACTCAACAGTGAAGCAGTGTCTACTGGCTGA
- a CDS encoding 3-deoxy-7-phosphoheptulonate synthase — protein MLAILHPNTALDSEEYRQTMHYLENLPNVSVRVHEVQGATQRLTEIYLLGDTKPLNKEEIEALPAVERAIRISDDYRILGRHRDDRRQSGFTYNGVEFSQSNLNIFAGLCAVDVPEHVDMMMQALEDHGEVCTRMGAYKPRTNPYSFQGHGKGCLPWVFEKAGKHGIKVIAMEITHESHIEEIDNCLEKLGRPTGVMLQVGTRNTQNFELLKAIGRQSTYPVLLKRGFGITLNESLNAAEYLASEGNANVIFCLRGMKTEAGQPHRNMVDFAHVPAVKRLTRMPVCVDPSHSVGSREQSPDGILDVMHATAQGVVAGANMVLVDFHPKPERALVDGPQALLMNELPAYLEDIRLCHDTWKKRQAIYQRLKDDAAE, from the coding sequence ATGCTAGCGATTCTTCACCCGAATACCGCTCTGGACAGCGAAGAATACCGACAGACCATGCACTACCTCGAGAATCTGCCGAACGTATCGGTTCGGGTTCATGAGGTTCAGGGCGCCACCCAGAGGCTGACCGAAATCTATCTTCTCGGGGACACAAAGCCCCTGAACAAGGAAGAAATCGAAGCCCTGCCTGCGGTCGAGCGGGCCATACGCATTTCGGACGACTACCGCATTCTCGGACGCCACCGGGATGATCGCCGCCAAAGCGGCTTCACCTACAACGGTGTCGAATTCAGTCAGTCCAATCTGAACATTTTTGCCGGGCTGTGCGCGGTTGATGTACCCGAACACGTCGACATGATGATGCAGGCCCTGGAAGACCATGGGGAAGTCTGCACACGAATGGGTGCCTACAAGCCGCGTACCAACCCCTATTCATTCCAGGGCCACGGCAAGGGCTGCCTCCCCTGGGTGTTTGAAAAGGCGGGGAAACACGGTATCAAGGTGATCGCCATGGAGATCACTCATGAAAGCCACATTGAGGAAATCGACAACTGCCTCGAAAAGCTCGGCCGTCCCACCGGTGTAATGCTGCAGGTGGGCACCCGCAATACCCAGAACTTCGAGCTGCTCAAGGCCATTGGCCGCCAGAGTACCTATCCGGTACTGCTCAAACGCGGGTTCGGAATTACCCTGAATGAATCCCTCAACGCTGCCGAGTATCTGGCCAGCGAAGGCAACGCTAATGTCATCTTCTGCCTGAGGGGCATGAAAACCGAGGCCGGCCAGCCCCATCGGAACATGGTGGATTTCGCCCATGTGCCGGCGGTCAAGCGCCTCACCCGTATGCCAGTCTGTGTGGATCCTTCCCATTCGGTGGGCAGCCGCGAGCAGTCTCCGGACGGCATCCTTGATGTCATGCACGCGACCGCCCAGGGCGTCGTCGCCGGTGCCAACATGGTGCTCGTAGATTTCCACCCCAAGCCGGAAAGAGCTCTGGTGGACGGCCCCCAGGCCCTACTGATGAACGAGCTGCCGGCGTACCTCGAAGACATACGCCTTTGCCATGACACCTGGAAAAAGCGCCAGGCCATTTACCAACGCCTGAAGGATGATGCAGCGGAATGA
- a CDS encoding TerB family tellurite resistance protein, translating into MIERLKKLFAAPEAEREKPDNHQLAVAATALMVQLSRVDQDEDERELQAIVDGAVKAHQVTQAEAEEILEDALSHADDATSLYEFTGQINEYLDQEGKQALLESIWRVAFADGRIDKYEEHLIRRMADLLHLNHREFMQARHRAQDAGS; encoded by the coding sequence ATGATCGAGCGCCTGAAAAAACTGTTTGCGGCACCGGAAGCTGAACGCGAGAAACCCGATAATCATCAGCTCGCCGTGGCGGCCACGGCATTGATGGTTCAGCTTTCCCGTGTCGACCAGGATGAAGACGAGCGCGAACTGCAGGCCATTGTTGATGGCGCAGTAAAAGCACACCAGGTAACCCAGGCTGAAGCCGAGGAAATTCTGGAAGACGCCCTCAGCCACGCAGACGATGCCACGTCGCTCTATGAATTTACCGGCCAGATCAACGAGTACCTGGACCAGGAAGGAAAACAGGCCCTGCTCGAAAGTATCTGGCGCGTGGCCTTTGCGGATGGCCGCATCGACAAGTACGAAGAACACCTTATCCGCCGCATGGCAGACCTGCTGCATCTCAATCATCGGGAGTTCATGCAGGCGCGGCACCGGGCGCAAGACGCCGGTTCTTAA
- the tal gene encoding transaldolase encodes MTSKLNQLKTMTTVVADTGDIEAIAKWRPEDATTNPSLLLKAAASDAYRPMLDKAVAEARRHGGSDAEQLTMATDMLAVLAGREILNLIPGVVSTEVDARLSFDTAGTLERARRLVELYDKQGVDTSRVLIKIASTWEGIRAAEQLEKEGIHCNLTLLFSFIQAAACAQAGAFLISPFVGRILDWHLASTGRDSYPAAEDPGVLSVSRIYNYYKANGFKTVVMGASFRNTGEIEMLAGCDRLTISPTLLQELQDDLGDLPRRLIADTASSPDQFGTIDEKLFRWESNEDAMATEKLADGIRRFTADQIELENRVRQLARAA; translated from the coding sequence ATGACCAGCAAGCTCAACCAACTGAAGACCATGACCACGGTGGTAGCGGATACCGGCGATATCGAAGCCATTGCGAAGTGGCGGCCAGAAGATGCCACCACCAATCCATCCCTGCTGCTTAAAGCTGCCGCTTCCGACGCTTACCGGCCGATGCTGGACAAGGCTGTGGCAGAAGCCCGGCGGCATGGCGGCTCAGACGCCGAGCAGCTGACCATGGCCACTGATATGCTGGCCGTACTCGCCGGCCGAGAAATCCTGAACCTGATTCCCGGCGTGGTTTCGACGGAGGTGGATGCCCGTTTGTCCTTTGATACCGCCGGTACGCTCGAGCGCGCCCGCCGCCTGGTTGAGCTATACGACAAGCAGGGCGTCGACACCAGTCGCGTACTGATCAAGATTGCATCTACCTGGGAAGGTATCCGGGCCGCCGAGCAACTGGAGAAAGAAGGCATTCACTGCAACCTGACGTTGCTGTTTTCTTTCATTCAGGCCGCCGCCTGTGCCCAGGCCGGTGCGTTCCTGATCTCGCCCTTTGTTGGTCGAATTCTGGACTGGCACCTGGCAAGCACTGGCCGGGACAGCTACCCGGCTGCAGAGGATCCGGGGGTGCTTTCGGTATCCCGCATCTACAATTACTACAAGGCCAACGGCTTTAAAACGGTGGTGATGGGTGCCAGTTTCCGGAACACCGGCGAAATTGAAATGCTGGCTGGCTGTGACCGCCTGACCATTAGCCCTACCCTGCTACAGGAGTTGCAGGACGACCTGGGTGATCTGCCGCGTCGACTGATCGCCGACACCGCCAGCTCACCGGATCAGTTTGGCACCATCGACGAAAAACTGTTCCGCTGGGAATCCAACGAGGACGCTATGGCTACCGAGAAGCTGGCCGATGGTATCCGCCGGTTCACAGCCGACCAGATTGAACTGGAAAACCGGGTCCGGCAGCTGGCCAGGGCAGCCTGA
- the dusA gene encoding tRNA dihydrouridine(20/20a) synthase DusA, whose amino-acid sequence MSGIPSEDTVLHNSGPSRRFCVAPMMDWTTSHYRYLARQLSRHTLLYTEMVTTGALIHGDTARFLRHDEAEYPLALQLGGSDAGELAHCARLAQQYGFDEVNLNVGCPSDRVQNNMIGACLMGHPDKVAKGVRAMIEATDLPVTVKHRIGIDGRESWDDLCEFVEKVSEAGCRTFIVHARIAILEGLSPKENREVPPLKYDWVYRLKAKYPHLEIIINGGIKTFDECHEHLRHTDGVMLGREAYHNPWLLAGVDPEFFGQAAPVDTRHQALRAMLPFIGSELERGVFLTHMSRHLLGLFHGQPGGRQFRRYISENAHKSGAGLEVIEAALEKVHEPAAPEIAEA is encoded by the coding sequence ATGTCTGGAATACCATCTGAGGACACCGTGCTGCACAACTCCGGTCCTTCCCGCCGCTTCTGCGTGGCCCCGATGATGGACTGGACCACCAGCCACTACCGCTACCTGGCGCGCCAGCTTAGCCGGCATACCCTGCTCTACACTGAGATGGTCACCACCGGCGCGCTGATACATGGCGACACCGCGCGCTTTCTGCGCCACGATGAGGCCGAGTACCCACTGGCCCTTCAGCTGGGTGGCAGCGATGCCGGCGAACTTGCCCACTGCGCCAGGCTGGCGCAGCAATACGGCTTCGATGAGGTTAACCTGAACGTTGGTTGCCCCAGCGATCGTGTTCAGAACAACATGATCGGTGCCTGCCTGATGGGCCATCCGGACAAGGTGGCAAAGGGCGTGCGCGCCATGATTGAAGCAACCGACCTGCCAGTCACCGTGAAGCATCGAATCGGTATTGATGGACGGGAGTCCTGGGACGATCTCTGCGAATTCGTGGAAAAAGTGTCCGAAGCTGGCTGCCGGACCTTTATCGTGCACGCCCGGATCGCGATTCTTGAAGGCCTGAGCCCCAAGGAAAACCGGGAAGTCCCTCCGCTTAAATACGACTGGGTCTACCGGCTGAAAGCGAAATACCCGCACCTGGAAATCATCATCAACGGCGGCATCAAGACCTTCGATGAGTGCCACGAGCATCTCCGGCATACCGACGGCGTGATGCTGGGTCGGGAGGCGTACCACAATCCCTGGCTGCTGGCGGGGGTTGATCCGGAGTTTTTCGGGCAGGCGGCGCCGGTAGATACCCGGCATCAGGCACTTCGGGCCATGCTTCCGTTCATAGGGAGCGAACTTGAGCGCGGCGTATTCCTGACCCACATGTCCAGGCACCTTCTCGGCCTGTTCCACGGTCAACCTGGCGGTCGGCAGTTCCGTCGCTATATCAGCGAGAACGCCCATAAATCCGGCGCTGGCCTGGAGGTGATCGAAGCCGCTCTGGAAAAGGTTCATGAACCGGCGGCGCCGGAGATTGCCGAAGCTTAA
- a CDS encoding BLUF domain-containing protein — MKKQQIISEGVLLLQGGFFAMDASKPRLCRLIYFSNVSSHLQESDLDDILEESIKRNERDGITGLLAYDQFNFMQVLEGEEEAVNKLYLGITADPRHQDVRLIQYEQIDDRQFDDWAMALAKLPEVPGNYINRLYGGFKPQLFSNRDALIYFNFLRNYLKRAA, encoded by the coding sequence TTGAAGAAGCAGCAAATCATATCAGAAGGAGTGCTTCTCCTTCAGGGAGGTTTTTTCGCTATGGACGCATCAAAGCCGAGACTTTGCAGGCTTATCTATTTCAGCAACGTTTCTTCGCATCTGCAGGAATCCGATTTAGACGACATCCTCGAAGAATCCATCAAAAGAAACGAGCGGGACGGGATCACCGGCCTGCTGGCTTATGATCAATTCAATTTCATGCAGGTTTTGGAGGGTGAGGAAGAGGCTGTTAACAAACTTTATCTTGGCATCACCGCCGATCCCCGCCACCAAGATGTTCGGCTTATCCAGTACGAGCAAATCGATGATCGCCAGTTTGACGATTGGGCTATGGCTTTGGCGAAGCTTCCCGAGGTTCCCGGCAATTACATCAACAGACTCTATGGTGGATTCAAGCCCCAGCTGTTCTCCAATCGAGACGCACTCATCTACTTCAATTTTCTCCGCAACTATCTGAAACGCGCAGCCTGA
- a CDS encoding AEC family transporter, which translates to MPLMVQALLPVFVLIMLGHVFRRIDFPGGDFWPQAERFTYYVLFPAMLVFKLGQARLPASAYGDIALLIGAMLIAMTLILAIAQWFWRWPGPVFSSVYQGAIRFNSYVGLAAGGMLLGDQGLSLTAIAVAIMVPLLNLLCILMFSLVATEGPVRLVPVFKAIVTNPLIVGSVIGVVWSFFEIGFHPLIGGILEPLSNLALPMGLMTVGAGLQLKALRGASLPFIVSSALKLVGFPMLTAGLALLLGLEGMMVQVAVLLSALPTATSAYILARQLGGDAPLMAGIISGQTLLAIVTIPLMLSILW; encoded by the coding sequence ATGCCCCTGATGGTGCAGGCTCTGCTGCCGGTATTTGTGCTGATCATGCTGGGGCATGTGTTCCGCCGCATTGACTTTCCGGGTGGCGATTTCTGGCCCCAGGCGGAGCGGTTTACCTACTACGTGCTGTTTCCGGCCATGTTGGTCTTCAAGCTGGGGCAGGCCAGGTTGCCGGCTTCCGCTTATGGTGACATTGCACTGCTCATCGGCGCCATGCTGATCGCGATGACGCTGATCCTGGCGATTGCCCAGTGGTTCTGGCGCTGGCCCGGCCCGGTTTTTTCTTCGGTTTACCAGGGGGCTATCCGGTTCAATTCCTACGTGGGCCTGGCGGCTGGCGGCATGCTCCTCGGCGATCAGGGCCTGTCCCTCACGGCGATTGCGGTTGCCATCATGGTGCCGTTGCTGAATCTGCTGTGCATACTGATGTTTTCGCTGGTGGCCACGGAAGGGCCGGTGAGGTTGGTGCCAGTGTTCAAGGCGATTGTGACCAATCCTCTCATAGTGGGCTCGGTGATTGGCGTGGTCTGGAGTTTCTTCGAAATCGGATTTCATCCGCTGATCGGCGGCATTCTCGAGCCTCTGAGTAATCTGGCGTTGCCGATGGGGCTGATGACAGTTGGTGCCGGGCTTCAGCTCAAGGCCCTCAGAGGCGCTTCACTGCCGTTTATTGTTTCATCGGCGCTGAAGTTGGTTGGATTTCCGATGCTGACTGCGGGGCTGGCCTTGTTGCTGGGTCTTGAGGGAATGATGGTTCAGGTGGCCGTGCTGTTGTCGGCGCTTCCCACGGCCACCTCTGCCTATATTCTGGCCCGGCAGCTTGGTGGCGATGCCCCCCTGATGGCGGGCATCATCAGTGGCCAGACCTTGCTGGCCATCGTCACCATACCGTTAATGCTCAGTATTCTCTGGTAG
- a CDS encoding zinc ABC transporter substrate-binding protein: MRVTGKALSIALGAGTLLFHSALQAETRIVTSIKPVELIVSAIATEDMQTTSLVPPGSSPHNYTMKPSQRRALENADVIFWVGPDMETFLNRLLAGQEFSGRTVALMDAEHEPGEVTHDEHAHDDHVEDHHGHAHEEEAKEEEHHNKGHGHGHDHGDGEDPHIWLDPELAIEMAGTIRDALSALEGVDAGALNENFEQFKVSVRETDANIRDRLAPAHEISLFAYHDAFTRFAEHYELKLEGVLTLNPELSPGARHIAEVQEKLRNANHPCLLTEPQFNRQWWRTITESLDVTFSTWDPLATDIAATPEGYNNFQHSIVDAVLKCLPENTEH, from the coding sequence ATGCGCGTTACCGGAAAAGCACTTTCTATTGCACTCGGAGCCGGCACCCTTTTGTTTCACAGCGCCCTGCAGGCCGAGACCCGTATTGTTACTTCCATCAAACCGGTTGAGCTGATCGTCAGTGCGATCGCCACGGAAGACATGCAGACAACGAGCCTCGTCCCGCCCGGCTCCAGCCCCCACAACTACACCATGAAACCATCCCAGCGGCGGGCGCTGGAAAACGCCGACGTGATTTTCTGGGTCGGGCCCGACATGGAAACCTTCCTAAATCGCCTTCTGGCCGGGCAGGAATTCAGCGGTCGAACGGTCGCGCTCATGGATGCCGAGCACGAACCCGGGGAAGTTACCCACGATGAACACGCCCACGACGACCACGTGGAAGATCACCATGGCCATGCTCACGAAGAGGAGGCCAAGGAGGAAGAACACCACAACAAGGGGCACGGACACGGCCATGATCACGGAGACGGCGAAGACCCGCACATCTGGCTGGATCCCGAATTGGCCATCGAAATGGCCGGGACGATCCGCGATGCTCTCTCAGCACTGGAAGGTGTTGACGCTGGCGCGTTAAACGAGAATTTCGAGCAGTTTAAGGTCAGCGTTCGAGAAACCGATGCCAATATTCGGGACCGCCTTGCACCGGCGCACGAAATCAGCCTGTTCGCCTATCACGACGCCTTTACCCGATTTGCCGAACACTATGAACTGAAACTCGAGGGCGTTCTGACACTGAACCCGGAGCTGTCGCCAGGGGCACGGCATATCGCGGAAGTGCAGGAAAAACTGCGCAACGCCAACCACCCCTGCCTGCTGACCGAACCGCAGTTCAACCGGCAGTGGTGGCGCACGATCACCGAGAGCCTGGACGTAACCTTCAGCACCTGGGACCCTCTGGCCACTGACATCGCGGCAACGCCAGAGGGTTACAACAACTTCCAGCACAGCATTGTCGACGCCGTGCTCAAGTGCCTACCAGAGAATACTGAGCATTAA
- the gltX gene encoding glutamate--tRNA ligase, which translates to MTVRTRIAPSPTGDPHVGTAYVALFNLCFARQHGGQFILRIEDTDQARSTAESEQDILKALRWLGLNWDEGPDLGGPHGAYRQSERKHSYRQYAEDLVTAGHAFYCFRTPDELEAIREERKAQGLNPGIKGDLELPEDEVKRRLDAGEPYVIRMKVPDEGVCEIDDMLRGTIEIDWAQVDCQILLKSDGMPTYHLANVVDDHLMEITHVLRGEEWINSAPKHKLLYQYFGWDMPVLCHLPLLRNPDKSKLSKRKNPTSINFYERMGFLPEAVTNYLGRMGWSMPDEREKFTLDEMIENFDIQRVSLGGPVFDVEKLRWLNGQWLREELTEEQFMERMRQWWFNEDALRALVPHIKGRAEVFSDVAPMAQFMFSGMLNLKPEDFAHNKLEEAQIKRVLQFTLWKLEAQRHWSKETIFADIKALAKATDLKMGDFMFSIFVAVAGTPNSWSVMDSMALLGPDMTRSRLRHALEVMGGFSKKETKKVEKEYAALGIH; encoded by the coding sequence ATGACTGTACGTACCCGAATTGCTCCGTCACCCACTGGAGACCCTCACGTTGGTACCGCCTACGTGGCCCTGTTCAACCTGTGCTTTGCCCGTCAGCACGGCGGCCAGTTTATCCTGCGTATCGAAGACACCGACCAGGCCCGCAGTACCGCAGAATCCGAACAGGACATTCTCAAGGCGCTGCGTTGGCTCGGTCTGAACTGGGATGAAGGCCCCGACTTGGGTGGTCCTCACGGCGCCTATCGCCAGTCCGAGCGCAAGCACTCGTACCGGCAGTATGCCGAGGATCTGGTGACGGCCGGCCACGCTTTTTATTGCTTCCGCACACCGGATGAGCTGGAAGCCATTCGTGAAGAACGTAAGGCCCAGGGTCTGAACCCGGGTATCAAGGGCGATCTGGAGCTGCCCGAGGACGAAGTGAAGCGCCGCCTCGATGCAGGTGAACCATACGTGATTCGTATGAAAGTGCCCGATGAGGGCGTCTGCGAGATCGACGACATGCTTCGGGGCACCATTGAGATCGACTGGGCTCAGGTGGACTGCCAGATTCTGCTCAAGTCCGATGGCATGCCCACTTATCACCTGGCGAATGTGGTTGATGATCACCTGATGGAAATCACCCACGTTCTGCGCGGTGAGGAGTGGATCAACTCGGCGCCCAAGCACAAGCTGCTGTATCAGTATTTTGGCTGGGATATGCCGGTGCTGTGTCACCTTCCGCTGCTGCGCAACCCGGACAAGAGCAAGCTGTCCAAACGCAAGAACCCGACCAGCATCAATTTCTATGAGCGCATGGGCTTTCTGCCGGAGGCCGTCACCAACTACCTGGGGCGCATGGGCTGGTCCATGCCGGATGAGCGGGAAAAGTTCACCCTGGATGAGATGATCGAGAACTTCGACATCCAGAGAGTTTCCCTTGGTGGCCCGGTGTTTGACGTGGAGAAGCTCCGCTGGCTGAACGGCCAGTGGCTGCGCGAAGAGCTGACTGAAGAGCAGTTCATGGAGCGCATGCGCCAGTGGTGGTTCAATGAGGATGCCCTGCGTGCTCTGGTGCCCCACATCAAGGGCAGGGCAGAGGTGTTTTCGGATGTAGCGCCCATGGCCCAGTTCATGTTCTCCGGCATGCTCAACCTGAAGCCGGAAGACTTTGCCCATAACAAACTGGAGGAAGCCCAGATCAAGCGGGTTCTTCAGTTCACGCTCTGGAAGCTTGAAGCGCAGCGACACTGGAGCAAGGAGACCATCTTCGCGGATATCAAGGCGTTGGCCAAAGCCACGGACCTGAAGATGGGTGACTTCATGTTCTCCATTTTTGTGGCGGTTGCTGGCACCCCGAATTCCTGGTCTGTCATGGATTCCATGGCGCTGCTGGGCCCGGACATGACCCGTTCAAGGCTTCGGCATGCCCTGGAAGTGATGGGTGGATTCTCCAAGAAGGAAACCAAGAAGGTGGAAAAGGAATACGCGGCTCTGGGTATTCATTAA
- a CDS encoding 6-carboxytetrahydropterin synthase yields MNHLFVDNLTVIDFAYLDPTRGLVGESWIADVVLGGELDEQGMVFDFSNVKRTIKRVIDERVDHRLVIPRGYQGLSWSEEQPDTFTWALTDGSQIIHRSPDEAIVWLSADRVVPSAVASLLEQEIKAVLPANVISVEINLREEEIDGAYYHYVHGLKKHLGNCQRIAHGHRSPIRIDRNGHRDYDLERRWAKLWRDIYVGSEEDVVRRHVGEDGVRYVTFEYEANQGEFALTLPEERVYMLDTDTTVELIAAHMADKLKVEFATDTIRVKAYEGVGKGAIAER; encoded by the coding sequence ATGAACCATCTGTTTGTAGACAACCTGACCGTTATCGATTTTGCCTACCTGGACCCGACCCGTGGGCTGGTGGGTGAAAGCTGGATTGCGGATGTGGTGCTTGGCGGGGAGCTGGACGAACAGGGCATGGTGTTCGACTTCAGTAACGTAAAACGCACCATCAAGCGGGTGATCGATGAGCGTGTTGACCATCGCCTGGTGATTCCCCGCGGCTACCAGGGGCTGTCCTGGAGTGAGGAGCAGCCAGACACTTTTACCTGGGCACTCACGGACGGCAGCCAGATCATTCACCGCTCACCGGACGAGGCCATTGTCTGGTTGTCCGCCGATAGGGTTGTGCCCTCGGCCGTGGCCTCTTTGCTGGAACAGGAAATAAAGGCCGTGCTTCCGGCCAACGTGATTTCCGTGGAGATCAATCTCCGGGAAGAGGAGATCGATGGTGCCTACTACCACTATGTCCACGGCCTCAAGAAACACCTGGGCAACTGCCAGCGTATCGCCCACGGCCATCGATCACCGATTCGTATCGACCGGAACGGCCACCGCGATTACGATCTGGAGCGCCGCTGGGCCAAGCTCTGGCGGGATATCTACGTGGGCTCCGAGGAGGATGTGGTGCGTCGCCATGTGGGCGAAGACGGCGTTCGCTATGTGACCTTCGAATACGAGGCCAACCAGGGAGAGTTTGCACTGACCCTGCCAGAGGAGCGCGTGTACATGCTGGATACCGACACCACGGTGGAGCTGATTGCCGCTCACATGGCCGACAAGCTCAAGGTGGAGTTCGCGACAGACACCATCCGGGTGAAGGCTTATGAAGGTGTTGGGAAGGGCGCCATTGCCGAGCGCTGA
- a CDS encoding NTP transferase domain-containing protein produces MATASFLFAIGLIILNLDSHIYQQFPVLILAAGASSRLGRPKALLPLASGDGTDTDCRNRTLLDAAIAQGRILSPEVRVVCGAWYPLIRFRCRRQPSSWLRAPDWQEGISASLSAGLRSLGPAVKGVFVLVADQPLLDLNALEAFGKAARCVPEQPIAADYGGRPGVPAYLPRWLWPLVLDLEGDRGAGRLLAEVRATRVDIPGVHDDVDTPADWQRIRTLLNRTGQTARQSRR; encoded by the coding sequence TTGGCCACTGCTTCATTTCTTTTTGCTATCGGACTCATCATTTTAAACCTCGACTCGCACATTTATCAGCAATTTCCGGTACTGATACTGGCGGCCGGTGCCTCGAGCCGCCTCGGTCGGCCGAAAGCCCTCCTGCCGCTGGCGTCCGGTGACGGGACGGACACGGACTGCCGTAACCGCACATTGTTGGACGCCGCCATTGCGCAGGGCCGAATCCTCAGCCCGGAAGTTCGAGTGGTGTGTGGGGCCTGGTACCCGCTCATACGCTTTCGTTGTCGGAGGCAACCTTCTTCCTGGTTGCGGGCACCGGATTGGCAGGAGGGCATCTCGGCATCTCTGTCAGCGGGGCTTCGCAGCCTGGGGCCAGCCGTAAAAGGCGTGTTTGTTCTGGTGGCGGACCAGCCGTTACTGGATCTGAACGCCCTCGAGGCCTTTGGCAAGGCGGCCCGCTGTGTACCGGAACAGCCCATCGCTGCAGATTACGGTGGCCGGCCGGGTGTGCCCGCCTATTTGCCCAGATGGCTCTGGCCGCTGGTGTTGGATCTGGAGGGGGATAGGGGCGCCGGGCGACTGCTTGCAGAGGTGCGTGCAACCCGGGTAGATATTCCGGGGGTCCACGATGATGTCGACACCCCGGCAGACTGGCAGAGGATCAGGACCCTGCTCAACCGAACAGGCCAGACAGCCAGGCAATCCCGACGCTGA